The following are from one region of the Cynocephalus volans isolate mCynVol1 chromosome 17, mCynVol1.pri, whole genome shotgun sequence genome:
- the TXN gene encoding thioredoxin: MVKQIESKDAFQEALDAAGEKLVVVDFSATWCGPCKMIKPFFHSLSEKYSNVVFLEVDVDDCQDVASECEVKCMPTFQFFKKGQKVGEFSGANKEKLEATINELI, from the exons ATGGTGAAGCAGATCGAGAGCAAG GATGCTTTTCAGGAAGCCTTGGACGCTGCAGGAGAAAAACTTGTAGTAGTTGACTTCTCAGCCACGTGGTGTGGGCCTTGCAAAATGATCAAGCCTTTCTTTCAT tcCCTCTCTGAAAAGTATTCCAACGTGGTGTTCCTTGAAGTAGACGTGGATGACTGTCAG gaTGTCGCTTCCGAGTGTGAAGTCAAGTGCATGCCAAccttccagttttttaaaaaggggcaaaAG GTGGGTGAATTTTCTGGAGCTAATAAGGAAAAGCTTGAAGCCACCATTAATGAATTAATCTAA